From one Thunnus maccoyii chromosome 6, fThuMac1.1, whole genome shotgun sequence genomic stretch:
- the zgc:153372 gene encoding arsenite methyltransferase: MDTCEDVRENVKKYYGSRLESSCDLQTSAASCSLSCRPVPRSVTDALSLVHPEVIKRFYGCGLPFPAKLEGCRVLDLGSGSGRDCYAFSKLIGPSGHVTGIDMTEELITASRQYIEYHQKKFGYEEPNVTFVQGYMEKLGEAGIQSGSMDVVLSNCVICLCHDKRTVLQQAYNVLKEGGELYYSDMYASKVVPDHMKQDAVLWGEGMGGSLFWKDLISLAHSVGFSTPHLVSASQIVVYNCELKAKAGDISYASGTYRLFKLPKHPVMTKATVTYKGTVADCPDQLDFDSSHCFKKDVAVEVNGEMAAILQSSRFAPDFKIQTLDKPESSSESTPQYCHLNPFLLADKLGSSVKQCSKTSK; encoded by the exons ATGGATACTTGCGAAGACGTGCGGGAAAATGTTAAG AAATACTACGGCAGTCGGCTGGAGTCCTCTTGTGATTTGCAAACAAGTGCTGCTTCCTGCAGTTTGTCTTGCCGCCCAGTGCCAAGAAGTGTCACTGATGCTCTGAGCCTGGTTCACCCCGAGGTGATCAAAAG ATTCTACGGCTGCGGCCTCCCATTTCCAGCGAAGCTTGAAGGCTGCAGAGTCCTGGACCTCGGCAGCGGCTCTGGCAGAGACTGTTATGCCTTCAGTAAACTCATTGGACCAAGTGGGCATGTCACCGGGATCGATATGACAGAGGAGCTG ATCACAGCATCTCGTCAGTACATTGAGTACCATCAAAAGAAATTTGGCTATGAGGAGCCCAACGTCACTTTCGTCCAGGGGTATATGGAGAAGCTCGGTGAAGCTGGCATACAGAGTGGCTCAATGGATGTTGTTCT GTCCAACTGTGTAATCTGTTTGTGTCATGATAAAAGAACAGTGCTACAGCAAGCCTATAATGTCCTAAAG GAAGGAGGTGAACTGTACTACAGCGACATGTATGCCAGTAAAGTCGTGCCTGATCACATGAAGCAAGATGCAGTTCTGTGGG GTGAAGGAATGGGAGGCTCTCTTTTTTGGAAAGACCTAATTTCTTTGGCCCACAGTGTGGGTTTCAGCACTCCACACCTTGTTTCAGCAAGCCAGATTGTTGTTTACAACTGTGAGCTCAAAGCAAAAGCAG GTGACATCAGCTACGCGTCGGGCACTTACAGGCTCTTTAAACTGCCCAAACATCCAGTCATGACTAAAGCAACTGTGACCTATAAGGGAACTGTGGCAGATTGTCCAGATCAGTTGGACTTTGATTCATCACACTGTTTCAAG AAAGATGTTGCAGTGGAGGTAAATGGAGAGATGGCCGCAATCCTCCAGAGTTCCCGTTTTGCTCCGGATTTCAAAATCCAGACTTTGGATAAACCAGAGTCCAGCTCTGAGTCAACCCCACAG tacTGCCATCTCAACCCATTTCTGTTGGCTGACAAACTGGGATCCTCGGTGAAACAATGCTCCAAAACGAGCAAATAA
- the aifm4 gene encoding apoptosis inducing factor mitochondria associated 4 encodes MNQCQEPVHGEELEEVTGLVCQEADLKDGQMKEVSVENQKVLLVRTQGQYSAVGSQCSHYNAPLVKGALIGDKVRCPFHGACFNVRTGDIEEYPGLDCLPNYKVKVQDGNVYVSINKKTLKMTRRVKEMCSVEPDIKHTVLLIGGGPASLVCAETLRQNCYQGRIIIVTKETLPPFDKPKLSKAMNVDRSSILLRTSDFLQQYGIEVWTQKEVVSVNPPEKTVKMSDGTLQHYDQLLISTGCRARQLDCPGKDLMGVKLLQSYEDSQEIHSSCLGRKAVIIGASFIGMEVASYLSDKASSVAVVGTGSYPYERSLGPQIGKMTMQMLEEHNVKFYMNDKVTEIRGENGKVKEVVLKNGVALEADVVIAGIGVIPNSDFLAGSEVEVDSKKAVIVDKFMRTNIPDVFSAGDVTSFPLSICGDQRVNIGHWQMSQAHGRIAALNMLKKRTKIDSAPFFWTVLLGKSIRYTGYGEGYTEIIFKGKVEERKFLAFYIKDEVVVAAASLMFDPAVTHLAELMATGQRITKAQAQADDLSWLQV; translated from the exons ATGAATCAATGCCAAGAACCAGTTCATggtgaggagctggaggaggtgaCCGGACTGGTTTGTCAGGAGGCTGACCTGAAAGATGGACA GATGAAAGAAGTATCTGTGGAGAATCAGAAGGTGTTGCTTGTCCGTACGCAGGGTCAGTACAGTGCGGTCGGAAGCCAGTGCTCTCATTATAACGCTCCTCTGGTTAAAG GAGCACTGATTGGTGATAAAGTGAGATGTCCCTTTCATGGCGCTTGCTTCAATGTCAGAACTGGAGATATTGAAGAGTATCCAGGTCTGGACTGTCTGCCCAACTATAAG GTCAAAGTTCAGGATGGCAACGTGTACGTTTCCATCAACAAAAAA ACTCTGAAGATGACCAGACGGGTGAAGGAGATGTGCAGCGTGGAACcagacatcaaacacacagtgtTGCTCATAGGAGGAG GCCCTGCTTCCCTGGTTTGTGCTGAGACGCTGCGGCAGAACTGTTACCAAGGTCGAATCATCATAGTAACCAAAGAAACCCTGCCTCCATTTGACAAACCCAAACTGAGTAAG gcTATGAATGTGGACAGAAGCAGCATCCTCCTCCGAACAAGTGACTTTTTGCAACAATATGGGATAGAAGTGTGGACACAGAAAGAG GTGGTGTCTGTAAACCCACCTGAGAAGACAGTGAAGATGAGTGATGGCACCCTGCAGCATTACGACCAGCTGCTCATCTCAACGGGCTGCAG AGCGAGGCAGCTAGACTGTCCTGGTAAGGACCTGATGGGAGTGAAGTTACTGCAGAGTTATGAAGACTCCCAAGAGATTCACAGTTCCTGCCTTGGTCGTAAGGCCGTCATCATTGGAGCCTCCTTCATAG GTATGGAGGTGGCGTCCTACTTATCAGACAAAGCTTCAAGTGTGGCTGTCGTTGGCACCGGCTCATACCCGTATGAGCGCTCTCTGGGCCCACAGATCGGCAAGATGACAATGCAA ATGTTGGAGGAACATAATGTTAAGTTCTACATGAACGACAAAGTCACTGAGATCAGAGGGGAGAATGGCAAG GTAAAAGAGGTGGTGCTGAAGAACGGTGTGGCCCTGGAAGCTGATGTGGTGATTGCAGGAATTG GTGTGATCCCCAATTCAGACTTCTTGGCAGGAAGTGAGGTGGAAGTGGATTCTAAGAAAGCTGTAATTGTAGACAAG ttcatgagGACCAACATACCAGATGTTTTTAGCGCTGGAGACGTTACCTCCTTCCCTCTGAGCATTTGTGGAGACCAAAGGGTCAACATTGGTCACTGGCAAATGTCACAAGCCCACG gAAGAATAGCTGCTCTAAATATGCTAAAGAAACGAACCAAAATTGACTCTGCTCCTTTCTTCTGGACTGTGCTGCTTGGGAAGAGTATCAGATACACAG GCTATGGGGAAGGCTACACAGAAATCATATTCAAAGGCAAAGTGGAAGAGAGGAAATTCCTCGCTTTTTATATTAA AGATGAAGTGGTGGTTGCTGCAGCTAGCCTGATGTTTGACCCTGCTGTGACTCACCTGGCAGAACTGATGGCTACAGGACAGCGCATAACAAAAGCGCAGGCTCA GGCTGATGACCTGAGCTGGCTGCAGGTGTAA
- the prpf8 gene encoding pre-mRNA-processing-splicing factor 8 — MAATFPYRGVPAGIPPGVPPPAPVPDFMSEEKLQEKARKWQQLQAKRYSEKRKFGFVDAQKEDMPPEHVRKIIRDHGDMTNRKFRHDKRVYLGALKYMPHAVLKLLENMPMPWEQIRDVPVLYHITGAISFVNEIPWVIEPVYIAQWGTMWIMMRREKRDRRHFKRMRFPPFDDEEPPLDYADNILDVEPLEAIQMELDPEEDGSVVEWFYEHQPLKDTAKFVNGTTYRRWQFTLPMMSTLYRLANQLLTDLVDFNYFYLFDLKAFFTSKALNMAIPGGPKFEPLVRDINLQDEDWNEFNDINKIIIRQPIRTEYKIAFPYLYNNLPHHVHLTWYHTPNVVFIKTEDPDLPAFYFDPLINPISHRHSVKSQEPLPDDDEEFELPEYVEPFLKETPLYSDNTANGIALLWAPRPFNLRSGRTRRAIDIPLIKNWYREHCPAGQPVKVRVSYQKLLKYYVLNALKHRPPKAQKKRYLFRSFKATKFFQSTKLDWVEVGLQVCRQGYNMLNLLIHRKNLNYLHLDYNFNLKPVKTLTTKERKKSRFGNAFHLCREVLRLSKLVVDSHVQYRLGNVDAFQLADGLQYIFAHVGQLTGMYRYKYKLMRQIRMCKDLKHLIYYRFNTGPVGKGPGCGFWAPGWRVWLFFMRGITPLLERWLGNLLARQFEGRHSKGVAKTVTKQRVESHFDLELRAAVMHDILDMMPEGIKQNKARTILQHLSESWRCWKANIPWKVPGLPTPIENMILRYVKAKADWWTNTAHYNRERIRRGATVDKTVCKKNLGRLTRLYLKAEQERQHNYLKDGPYITAEEAVAIYTTTVHWLESRRFSPIPFPPLSYKHDTKLLILALERLKEAYSVKSRLNQSQREELGLIEQAYDNPHEALSRIKRHLLTQRAFKEVGIEFMDLYSHLVPVYDVEPLEKITDAYLDQYLWYEADKRRLFPPWIKPADTEPPPLLVYKWCQGINNLQDVWETAEGECNVMLESRYEKMYEKIDLTLLNRLLRLIVDHNIADYMTAKNNVVINYKDMNHTNSYGIIRGLQFASFIVQYYGLVMDLLVLGLHRASEMAGPPQMPNDFLSFQDTATESAHPIRLYCRYIDRIHIFFRFSADEARDLIQRYLTEHPDPNNENIVGYNNKKCWPRDARMRLMKHDVNLGRAVFWDIKNRLPRSVTTVQWENSFVSVYSKDNPNLLFNMCGFECRILPKCRTSYEEFTHKDGVWNLQNEVTKERTAQCFLRVDDESMQRFHNRVRQILMASGSTTFTKIVNKWNTALIGLMTYFREAVVNTQELLDLLVKCENKIQTRIKIGLNSKMPSRFPPVVFYTPKELGGLGMLSMGHVLIPQSDLRWSKQTDVGITHFRSGMSHEEDQLIPNLYRYIQPWESEFIDSQRVWAEYALKRQEAIAQNRRLTLEDLEDSWDRGIPRINTLFQKDRHTLAYDKGWRVRTDFKQYQVLKQNPFWWTHQRHDGKLWNLNNYRTDMIQALGGVEGILEHTLFKGTYFPTWEGLFWEKASGFEESMKWKKLTNAQRSGLNQIPNRRFTLWWSPTINRANVYVGFQVQLDLTGIFMHGKIPTLKISLIQIFRAHLWQKIHESIVMDLCQVFDQELDALEIETVQKETIHPRKSYKMNSSCADILLFASYKWNVSRPSLLADSKDVMDSTTTQKYWIDIQLRWGDYDSHDIERYARAKFLDYTTDNMSIYPSPTGVLIAIDLAYNLHSAYGNWFPGSKPLIQQAMAKIMKANPALYVLRERIRKGLQLYSSEPTEPYLSSQNYGELFSNQIIWFVDDTNVYRVTIHKTFEGNLTTKPINGAIFIFNPRTGQLFLKIIHTSVWAGQKRLGQLAKWKTAEEVAALIRSLPVEEQPKQIIVTRKGMLDPLEVHLLDFPNIVIKGSELQLPFQACLKVEKFGDLILKATEPQMVLFNLYDDWLKTISSYTAFSRLILILRALHVNNDRAKVILKPDKTTITEPHHIWPTLTDEEWIKVEVQLKDLILADYGKKNNVNVASLTQSEIRDIILGMEISAPSQQRQQIAEIEKQTKEQSQLTATQTRTVNKHGDEIITSTTSNYETQTFSSKTEWRVRAISAANLHLRTNHIYVSSDDIKETGYTYILPKNVLKKFICISDLRAQIAGYLYGTSPPDNPQVKEIRCIVMVPQWGTHQTVHLPNQLPGHEYLKEMEPLGWIHTQPNESPQLSPQDVTTHAKIMADNPSWDGEKTIIITCSFTPGSCTLTAYKLTPSGYEWGRQNTDKGNNPKGYLPSHYERVQMLLSDRFLGFFMVPGQVSWNYNFMGVRHDPNMKYDLQLANPKEFYHEVHRPSHFLNFASLQEGEIYNADREDMFG, encoded by the exons ATGGCGGCTACCTTCCCCTACAGAGGAGTCCCTGCAGGGATCCCACCAGGTGTACCCCCTCCTGCACCGGTCCCAGACTTCATGTCTGAGGAAAAACTGCAAGAGAAAG CAAGGAAATGGCAGCAGTTGCAGGCAAAGCGCTACTCAGAAAAGAGGAAGTTTGGCTTTGTGGATGCTCAGAAGGAAGACATGCCACCTGAGCATGTCCGCAAGATCATCAGGGACCATGGAGACATGACCAATAGAAAGTTTCGTCATGACAAGAGGGTCTATCTCGg tGCCCTCAAATACATGCCCCATGCAGTGTTGAAACTGCTGGAGAACATGCCTATGCCCTGGGAACAGATCCGAGATGTGCCCGTCCTGTACCACATCACAGGAGCCATTTCCTTCGTCAATGAAATCCCATGGGTTATTGAGCCGGTCTACATCGCCCAGTGGGG CACCATGTGGATCATGATGCGTCGTGAGAAACGTGACCGTCGACACTTCAAAAGGATGCGCTTTCCACCGTTTGATGATGAGGAGCCGCCACTGGACTACGCTGACAACATCCTTGATGTGGAACCACTGGAGGCCATTCAGATGGAGCTGGACCCCGAGGAGGACGGCTCAGTTGTAGAGTGGTTCTATGAACACCAGCCCCTCAAAGACACTGCCAA GTTTGTGAATGGCACCACCTACCGTCGCTGGCAGTTCACATTGCCCATGATGTCCACACTGTACCGCCTGGCCAACCAGCTGTTGACGGACCTGGTGGATTTCAACTACTTTTATCTGTTTGACCTCAAGGCTTTCTTCACTTCCAAGGCCTTAAATATGGCCATCCCCGGAGGACCAAAGTTTGAGCCCCTGGTCCGGGACATTAACCTCCA GGATGAAGACTGGAACGAGTTCAATGATATCAACAAGATCATCATCAGACAGCCTATCAGGACGGAGTACAAAATCGCATTCCCCTACCTGTACAACAACTTGCCGCACCACGTCCACCTCACCTG GTATCACACACCAAATGTGGTGTTCATCAAGACAGAGGATCCAGATCTTCCAGCGTTCTACTTTGACCCGCTGATCAACCCCATTTCACATAGACACTCTGTCAAG AGTCAAGAGCCCCTGCCTGATGACGATGAAGAGTTTGAGCTTCCTGAGTACGTGGAACCCTTCCTCAAGGAGACGCCACTCTACTCAGACAACACCGCCAACGGCATTGCTCTGCTGTGGGCGCCGAGACCCTTCAACCTCCGCTCCGGCCGCACGAGGAGAGCCATTGATATCCCCCTGATCAAGAACTG GTACCGTGAGCACTGCCCTGCCGGACAGCCAGTGAAGGTGCGTGTGTCGTACCAGAAACTGCTCAAGTACTATGTGCTCAACGCTCTCAAACACAGACCACCCAAGGCCCAGAAGAAGAG GTATCTGTTCCGCTCCTTCAAGGCCACCAAGTTCTTTCAGTCCACCAAGCTGGACTGGGTGGAGGTGGGCCTGCAGGTTTGCAGACAGGGCTACAACATGCTCAATCTGCTTATCCACCGTAAGAACCTGAACTACCTGCATCTCGACTACAACTTCAACCTGAAGCCCGTCAAGACACTGACCACCAAG GAGCGTAAAAAGTCCCGTTTCGGCAATGCCTTCCACTTGTGCAGAGAGGTGCTGCGTCTCAGCAAGCTGGTGGTGGACAGCCACGTGCAGTACAGACTGGGAAATGTTGATGCCTTCCAG CTGGCTGACGGGCTGCAGTACATCTTCGCTCATGTGGGGCAGCTGACAGGCATGTACCGCTACAAGTACAAGTTGATGAGACAAATCCGGATGTGCAAAGATCTGAAGCATCTCATCTACTACCGGTTCAACACT GGTCCTGTGGGCAAGGGTCCAGGATGTGGTTTCTGGGCACCTGGCTGGAGAGTGTGGCTGTTCTTCATGAGGGGCATCACTCCACTGTTGGAGAGGTGGCTGGGAAATCTGCTGGCCAGGCAGTTTGAAG GACGTCACTCCAAGGGAGTGGCCAAGACGGTGACCAAACAGCGTGTGGAGTCTCACTTTGACCTGGAGCTGCGTGCAGCTGTGATGCATGACATTTTGGACATGATGCCTGAAGGCATCAAACAGAACAAAGCCAGAACCATCCTGCAGCACCTTAGTGAGTCCTGGAGGTGCTGGAAGGCCAACATCCCCTGGAAG gtgCCAGGCCTGCCCACTCCCATTGAGAACATGATCCTGCGTTACGTGAAGGCCAAAGCTGACTGGTGGACCAACACGGCCCACTACAACCGTGAGCGAATCCGTCGTGGAGCCACTGTGGACAAGACTGTCTGCAAGAAGAACCTGGGAAGATTGACCCGTCTGTACCTGAAAGCTGAGCAGGAGAGACAGCACAACTACCTGAAG GACGGCCCGTACATCACAGCTGAAGAGGCAGTAGCCATTTACACCACCACTGTTCACTGGCTGGAGAGTCGGCGGTTCTCCCCCATCCCCTTCCCTCCACTGTCCTACAAACATGACACCAAGCTGCTCATCCTGGCCCTGGAGAGACTCAAGGAGGCGTACAG TGTGAAATCCCGTCTGAACCAGTCTCAGAGGGAAGAGCTTGGGCTGATAGAGCAGGCTTACGACAATCCTCACGAGGCTCTGTCCAGGATCAAACGTCACCTGCTCACTCAGAGAGCTTTCAAAGAG GTGGGTATTGAGTTCATGGACTTGTACAGCCATCTGGTGCCGGTGTACGACGTAGAGCCCCTGGAGAAGATCACTGATGCCTACCTTGACCAGTACCTGTGGTATGAGGCAGACAAGAGGCGACTGTTCCCGCCCTGGATCAAACCAGCTGACACTGAACCACCACCACTGCTGGTCTACAAGTGGTGCCAAG GTATCAACAACTTGCAGGACGTGTGGGAGACTGCGGAGGGAGAGTGTAACGTGATGCTGGAGTCCCGCTACGAGAAGATGTATGAGAAGATTGATCTGACGTTGCTCAACAGGCTGCTGCGTCTTATTGTCGACCACAACATTGCTGATTACATGACGGCTAAGAACAACGTTGTCATCAACTACAAG GACATGAACCACACAAACTCGTACGGCATCATCAGGGGGCTGCAGTTTGCCTCGTTCATTGTACAGTACTATGGCCTGGTGATGGACCTGCTGGTGCTGGGCCTGCACCGTGCCAGTGAGATGGCCGGGCCACCCCAGATGCCAAACGACTTCCTCAGCTTCCAAGACACAGCCACAGAGAGTGCCCACCCGATCCGGCTGTACTGCCGCTACATCGACCGCATCCACATCTTCTTCAG GTTCTCTGCTGACGAGGCCAGGGACCTCATTCAGAGGTATCTAACGGAGCACCCAGACCCCAACAATGAGAACATTGTTGGTTACAACAACAAGAAGTGCTGGCCTCGCGATGCCCGCATGAGACTGATGAAGCACGATGTCAACCT TGGACGTGCAGTCTTCTGGGACATCAAGAACCGCCTGCCGAGATCAGTGACCACAGTCCAGTGGGAGAACAGCTTTGTGTCGGTCTACAGCAAAGACAACCCCAACCTACTCTTCAACATGTGTGGCTTTGAGTGCCGCATCCTGCCCAAATGTCGCACCAGCTATGAGGAGTTCACTCACAAGGACGGTGTCTGGAACCTGCAGAATGAG GTAACCAAAGAGAGGACAGCGCAGTGTTTCCTGCGTGTGGACGATGAATCAATGCAGCGCTTCCACAACCGAGTGCGTCAGATCCTGATGGCCTCCGGATCCACCACATTCACCAAG ATTGTGAACAAATGGAACACGGCTCTCATCGGCCTGATGACGTACTTCCGTGAAGCAGTGGTCAACACTCAAGAGCTCCTGGATCTGCTGGTCAAGTGTGAGAACAAGATCCAGACACGTATCAAGATCGGCCTTAACTCCAAAATGCCCAGTCGCTTCCCTCCTGTAGTCTTCTACACTCCCAAAGAGTTGGGCGGCCTTGGCATGTTGTCTATGGGCCACGTGCTGATTCCACAGTCAGACCTGCG GTGGTCCAAGCAGACAGATGTGGGCATCACCCACTTCAGGTCTGGAATGAGCCATGAAGAGGACCAGCTGATTCCTAACCTGTATCGTTACATTCAGCCATGGGAGAGTGAGTTCATCGACTCCCAGAGAGTCTGGGCTGAGTATGCCCTCAAGAGACAGGAGGCCATTGCTCAGAACAG ACGTCTGACTTTGGAGGATTTGGAGGACTCGTGGGACAGAGGAATCCCGCGTATCAACACACTTTTCCAGaaggacagacacacactggcCTATGACAAAGGCTGGAGAGTCAGGACAGATTTCAAACAGTACCAG GTACTGAAGCAGAATCCATTCTGGTGGACCCACCAGAGGCACGATGGCAAACTGTGGAACCTGAACAACTACCGCACAGACATGATCCAGGCTCTGGGTGGTGTGGAGGGCATCCTGGAGCACACACTCTTCAAAGGCACTTATTTCCCTACCTGGGAGGGTCTCTTCTG GGAGAAGGCCAGTGGCTTTGAGGAGTCCATGAAGTGGAAGAAGCTGACCAATGCCCAGAGGTCCGGTCTCAACCAAATCCCCAACCGTCGCTTCACACTTTGGTGGTCACCCACCATCAACAGAGCCAAC GTGTACGTGGGTTTCCAGGTGCAACTTGACCTGACTGGAATCTTCATGCACGGAAAGATCCCCACACTGAAGATCTCCCTCATTCAGATCTTCAGGGCTCACTTGTGGCAGAAGATTCATGAGAGCATTGTCATGGATCTCTGTCAG gtgtTTGACCAGGAGCTGGATGCTCTGGAGATTGAGACTGTGCAGAAGGAGACCATCCACCCCAGGAAGTCATACAAGATGAACTCATCCTGTGCTGACATCCTCCTCTTTGCATCATACAAGTGGAACGTCTCTAGACCATCTCTGCTCGCCGACTCCAA GGATGTGATGGACAGCACCACCACACAGAAGTACTGGATTGACATTCAGCTGCGCTGGGGTGACTATGACTCACATGATATCGAGCGCTACGCCAGGGCCAAGTTCCTGGACTACACCACCGACAACATGAGTATCTACCCCTCCCCCACAGGGGTGCTCATTGCCATCGACCTGGCTTACAACCTCCACAG TGCTTATGGTAACTGGTTCCCTGGAAGCAAACCTCTGATCCAGCAGGCCATGGCCAAGATCATGAAGGCCAACCCTGCCCTGTATGTGCTCAGGGAGCGCATCCGCAAGGGTCTGCAGCTGTACTCTTCAGAGCCCACTGAGCCGTACCTGTCCTCACAGAACTATGGTGAACTCTTCTCCAACCAGATCATCTGGTTCGTAGATGACACCAACGTCTACAGAGTCACCATCCACAAG ACCTTTGAGGGTAACTTGACCACGAAGCCCATCAATGGAGCCATTTTCATCTTCAACCCCAGGACCGGCCAGCTCTTCCTAAAGATCATTCACACCTCTGTGTGGGCTGGACAGAAACGTCTGGGACAG CTGGCCAAATGGAAAACAGCTGAAGAAGTAGCTGCCCTGATCCGCTCCCTGCCTGTTGAAGAGCAACCGAAACAGATCATTGTAACCAGAAAGGGCATGCTGGACCCTCTGGAG GTCCACTTGCTCGACTTCCCCAACATTGTGATCAAGGGCTCAGAGTTGCAGCTGCCCTTCCAGGCCTGTCTGAAGGTGGAGAAGTTTGGAGACCTCATCCTGAAAGCTACAGAGCCTCAGATGGTGCTGTTCAACCTGTATGATGACTGGCTTAAGACCATCTCGTCTTACACA GCCTTCTCCCGACTCATCCTGATCCTCAGAGCGCTCCATGTCAACAATGACCGTGCCAAGGTGATCCTGAAACCTGACAAGACAACTATCACTGAGCCCCATCACATTTGGCCCACTCTCACTGACGAGGAGTGGATCAAGGTGGAAGTGCAACTCAAAGATCTCATCCTTGCTGACTATGGCAAAAAGAACAA tGTGAACGTGGCCTCGCTGACCCAGTCGGAGATCCGTGACATCATCCTGGGTATGGAGATCTCAGCTCCGTCACAGCAGCGCCAGCAAATTGCTGAAATTGAGAAGCAGACCAAGGAGCAGTCGCAGCTCACCGCCACACAGACCCGCACTGTGAACAAGCACGGTGACGAGATcatcacctccaccacctcaaACTACGAGACTCAGACCTTCTCCTCCAAGACTGAGTGGAGGGTCAG GGCCATATCTGCTGCCAACCTCCATCTCCGTACCAACCACATCTACGTGTCATCTGATGACATCAAGGAGACAGGCTACACCTACATCCTGCCCAAGAACGTCCTCAAGAAGTTCATCTGCATCTCAGATCTGCGAGCACAG ATTGCAGGATACCTGTACGGCACCAGTCCACCAGACAACCCCCAGGTGAAGGAGATCCGATGTATCGTCATGGTGCCACAGTGGGGGACGCACCAGACCGTCCACCTGCCCAACCAGCTGCCTGGACATGAATACCTCAAA GAGATGGAGCCCCTCGGCTGGATCCACACCCAGCCTAATGAGTCACCGCAGCTGTCCCCTCAGGATGTCACCACCCATGCCAAGATTATGGCTGACAACCCCTCTTGGGATGGAGAGAagaccatcatcatcacttgCAG CTTCACACCAGGCTCTTGCACGCTCACAGCCTACAAGCTGACACCCAGCGGCTACGAGTGGGGTCGACAGAACACAGACAAGGGCAACAACCCTAAAGGTTACCTGCCATCCCACTATGAGAGAGTGCAGATGCTGCTCTCTGACCGCTTCCTGGGCTTCTTCATGGTTCCCGGTCAAGTCTCCTGGAACTACAACTTCATGG GTGTGCGCCACGACCCCAACATGAAGTACGACCTGCAGCTGGCCAACCCCAAGGAGTTCTACCATGAAGTCCACCGGCCCTCGCACTTCTTAAACTTTGCCTCGCTGCAGGAGGGTGAGATCTACAACGCCGACCGTGAGGACATGTTTGGCTGA